In Daphnia pulicaria isolate SC F1-1A chromosome 9, SC_F0-13Bv2, whole genome shotgun sequence, the genomic stretch GGACACAATCAGGAATCTAAGACTATGGCAGGCAAACCTAATGCTGATtctgttaaaaacaaaaaactaaaaaagaaagaaagaacattTGGCAATaagtgaatttaaaaaacattagaTTGCTCAGATTTTCCAGAGGGAGAAAAATAATGCCTCATAACTTATTCGCTAAAAAGTCCAATGATATTCACTGGAAAATACTCTTGCTCGCCCCTGCAGTGTTCAACTTGGCATTTATGGGTAACATTCTACAAATAAGTTGATATTCACCAGAACAAGacaattctgtaaaaaaaaaattaggctAATGTCGTTGGAAGTTTGGAACCATTAGAGTTAGACCCGAAAAACAATCATGCACTAgattccattttcattttctacccATTTGACTAATATCCTCTTTGTTACAACAGTCAAtgtctttttttggttttaagtCGGAAAATAATTATGAAGGTTTTGCCTATTATCTTTAAAATTCTTATACTTAACTTCAATTCATTGCAGAAGATTTACGTGGATCCCCGATTCGCGTGGTTGATGACTGGACGGTAGACATATTCGTTGGGATCGTAGCGTTGCCAAGTAAGtgcgaaaattttaaaagattttctttcactttcttccttcctttttctagttgtaatataaataatattgaaatggtaaaattaaataattcataTAGTCTAAAAGATATGGAGATGCAAATGACTTGAAGCATTACAAGCAGAAGTAAATGAATCTGGCATCTGTGTTCAAAACATCCCTTTGCACGAAACCACGTCCTACTTTAAACGCGTTTTTCTATctcaaatcaaatgaatttgGCGTTGACCGTTGAGTATCAAGGGTTGTCATTTTCATGACAAAATTAACCGTTTCATAGCTGAAGAATATTTGCGCGTTTATCAGTAGGCCGAACTCACCCGGTTGCCAACACATCTTAAATTTTACGGGGAAATGAAGTAGACTCAATGCAGACTAACTTGTTGAATTACAACTGGACGATTTGTTTtgtacttttatttattattatggaATCAATTTatcttaaattatttaaattacaataaaGACCAGTTAGAAATTCCGGTTTTATTCCGCAATGATTTCATATTCACTCCACCgatctttgattcaatttaacaagataattttaattcttattagTCACAAGTCCTTTTTACAGCTATTTCTATCGTGGGATAATTAATTTATCTAATAATCGCCGTCacacaacaactttttttaaaattattttggcgCGGAAATTGTGGACACTTGTTCGTCGGGGCAGCAAGTGAAGCGGACGTCATTCAATGCCGTGTTGTCGTAGTGTCCGATCCCGCCGTCGTACGGCTGGACGCGGGTCTCCAATCCGCAAATTCCGCTTTCACATCTCTCGCTGTACTCGCTCCAGACGCCGTCGGTGTTCCCGATCCCATCGATTTCGCGATCGTTGTGGCACATGAACCGAATATTGTTGGCCGCCGTCTTGTCGCCTTGTTCCGTCTCGTTGAACGGCAGCTGGACTCGCAGAGAGAAACTTGTCATGTACGAGATGGCAAAGGCCGTAGCGCAAACCTGAACTCTTTGATAATCTCCAGCGCTAAATGACGCAAATAAGTCAGAAGATGTGGGtctaaaaaataacttttaaattaaatcttACAATCCTTTAGTGGAGGTGATGTTTGCAATATCGGAATTGGTGCCATTGCAAATGAGGATGATCGTGTTGAGTGCGGTGTCGTCGAATACGGGAGTGGCCAGTTCGTTTCGGGTCTGGAAACCAATCGCTTTACCTCCGGGTGGGCACCGCTCCAGCGGCCCCCATTCGCCTTCCGTCCCGCCGTTGCTTACCGTGATGACTTTCTCAATAGCTTGACTACTGGCCATGGCCAGCACGATCAGTAGCAAGAAGAAGGAGCTGGAATGAATATTCAACATTGTCGCGCTGCTCAGAGAAAGGTGAAACTGTACTGAAACAATTTGCTACTTTTGGTTATTATATACTGCAGCGTATATTACAACAGCAGCGTTTTTTTAAGATTAGTTACAAGTTGACACATCATTTGACCGTCATTTGACGTTGACGAGGAACCTGAAATTGTTAGTCATTGACAACAAACACATTTATCATTTCCGTGTGTAAGCCTGTGACCATATGCAGCATAGAAACGTTAGTCAACATTCCAAAGTGCCAAGATAACAAGGATTTCACAATGACaaacaattacaaattttttcgttcacaatcgttttttcaatgtttcccGTTTCTTTACGAGTAATAGCCAACATGAATAAATGTCGAGATACTTTGTCACCTGCTACTTCATAATGAactattcatttaaaaaaatacataactGTGACTGCAAGATAATGCAAAATTAAAATGGAATCTTGATAATCACCCACCAACGAAAAGGTTTTCTTTGAGCTCTACAGTTCGTTTTATTGAATAGTTGTCCATTTGCAGCGAAGCGGTGAGGAAGCGGAACTGTCGGCAAGGGATTCGATAATCAGCGTGTTGTCCGTCGTCGTGTACACTTGGTTTACGACGGGCGAAGTAGTGACTATGGCTGTGCCGCTTTTATCATAAAACTGCACAAACATTCAACGGAATTCAATGCATTATTAAATAAGTTGGGCTATAGCTTATGAAAAAGAATTACCGTCGTGTAAGTGCCGGCCTGCGTATAGACGACCCTGCAAGTAATTTTAATTCTACTGCCAACAGCCACTGTGATGGAAAGGCACTGCGTCACTTGTGTCCCTGGAGTTCGGATCGTTTTGTAAGTTCCAGTTGCATCGGACGTTGTGGTAGAACACGTGACTGGTGGCCAAAAGAATTAAGGTCTCGATGAGCTCTGATAAGTGTTGATGCACGAAACAAACATGAATACCTGGAGCAATGGTTGTCGTCTTCGTTGTAGTTGTTGCAGTTGTTGGtttagttgttgttgctggcgtCGTGGTCTTCCTTGGTGTTATATTAATAATAGTGTTCCTCGGGGTAGTAGTGGTCAATAGTGTTGATGTTATTAGCATTGAAGTACTTGATGTTGATGTTGCGGTATCCTGCACGACCACACGTGGCGaaatgactgaaatgagacCCAATTTGCCAAAGGCCCAGCCAACTGAACCCAGAATCAGACTCGCCTGCAcaatcttctttttatattcgAACTTTTTATCTGAaaatggtgaaaaaaaaattaacaacaatCCAGAACACTTAACTATGGAAACAGTCTAATCAAACCTTCATCGTCGTCATAATCTGGGCTAATTTTATTCTCAAGATGATTTGAATGAACCTCGTTGTACCAAGCGGTTTGCGAGTCTTCGTATCCAACTCGTTTGTTGTCTGCCGTTTGAGACACTTTGCTGATGAGCTTTTCGAGGAAAAGAATTTGTTGGCCAACATATTGATAGTCATCCACAACGTTGGAGGTGTGGTCTGTCCACAGGTCGTAATCTATTCGGCGCTTGTTGTTGGACATCCAGAGGGAAGAAGCTTGTAGCAGACTGGGGAACAAAaccttgattttaaaaagaataatacgagacaaaaataaacacattagttgaaaattttaacaaatctTAAAACTCATAATTTTAAAGTGAACACAAATAGTAAATTACCATGAACGCCAATTGAATAATGCGTCTCGTACACATGAATTCCTGCATGATGATTGCACAAGAGACAGATTTTAACAAGAAATCCTTGAAGTAGTCCTAAGGCTTGTTATCTTGTGTCGTCCACTCACGAGACTGATTCACGCACAGGTTTGTTGCCTCAACCAGACCGCGAAAACCAGCGGGATGATCCTCCCCACCAGTAGCTTTAGCGTGCTCTACTTGCTATCGATAGCAAGTATTCTAGGATAGCTAATGGTGCACGACCTCACAGGTAGCTCAGAGTACCGGTACAAACTGTTTTACTATGTACGCCATAAAAACTGTTCATTTATGAATTTTATTATAACTGGCACTTATTACTTTGCCTACTGCTGCTACTGAATTAGAAAATTGAGAGAGGAATGGTTTATTAAATATCAAATGTAATCTTgattttcaatacaaaaaagttttaactGTGCATCAAGACTTCAAGAGTTTTCCGTGAACTAAAGCCAATCCCAATAATCaaatgaattacaaaaaaaaagaaactcaaatTCTCAATACACTTGATAACAATaatggaatttgtttttaagttttaGGCTAATCAGTAACTCACGGATTAAGCTGCAATAAATTCCGACCAAATTACAATTTCTTGCAAATGGGTTTATGAATTCGCCAATGAGACTGTTGACACTCCACGCTGCAGTAAACAGTAGAACGGCAACGACTGCAACGCTTCAACTTCTCAGGGATTTTCTTACAAACGGCACAGCATTTCTCGTCAGCTGGTTCATCCTTGATGCTTTCCGTCGATACGGAATCCTTGTAGAGAGGCGAAAGGAAAGTAGCAAGCCAAGGACTGCTACCTCCTAGAGGAATATTCTCCTTCTGCCATTTGCTGGGTTCCATTCTGTTTGCAATTAATCAGAAAATCAGTTATGTAATAAAGTTCAAGTAAGTAAGTAAGTCAATTACCTAGTTGAGTTCAAACGCAggagaaaacgaaacaattcAAACTCTTCTTCGGTCTCGGCATCCATTTTCACCTTAATGCCCTTGGATGTGCCAAGTGGAAAAACTTTCAAAACAATCCTAAACTGATCCATTTCTTCATTAAGCACAGTTAGGTTAGTCGTAAACAATTTTGGTATAAATTTTAACGTATGATTATCATGGAGAGCCGTAATCAGCAAAATTGGGGTTCCCATCGGGGAAATAAGAAGGGGCCGATGGAGTTTCAGTAGGTACCAATCTTCATTTCGACCATAACGGACAAACTCAATATCACGGGACATCAAATCTGCAAGCTTGAGACGCAAATTATCAAAAGCTGATCTTGAATAAAGATAGTCTGACTTGATATCCTTAGATAAAAATTGACTGCACATATGGTATTCCAAATTGTTGAATCCATCTTCAGAGGTGAGTGGGTCGTTTTTCCAGGGCACTAAATCGTCTATTATCAATTTAGACTTTTTAGTGTGAAACTCGCAAGGCCAAGGTTCCATCAGGGAtttcttcaacaacaaatCGACATGTCGACTTTTTCGATGGAGCGTCGCTTGAACATTTTTCGCAAGGATCggaaatggaaatgttaaGGACAACGGTTTGATTTGGCTGGGTTGAGTCAATGAAACTGTGACGTCATGGCAGGATTCGCAGGGGGCCTGCTCGTTAGTGGATATCTTCAATCCTGTAGAAAGAAATGTGAGGATTAATAAAGGGTTCTTACAACATAAATGTACCGATTTAAAATATAACATGAGTCACCTGAAACGTTTCCATCACATTCAATAGCAATCCTAAGAGTGTACTGTTTTTCTGACTCAATACAACTTTCGACCTTAAtgcacattttatttttaggatcCAGCGGAAGTTGAGATTTGTTTTGCTCAATCGGGTAAGGTACACCATATTTCTCCACCCGCATTGATTCAAAAGGGTCTAAGAAAAGTAGTGGCATTCCATTGAAAGCATTGATAACAATCGCATCATActcatcataaaaaaaaacatgaccaCGAGGCAGTAAAAACGACACCGTTTCCACTTCTATTCCTCTAGAAGAATCTTTCAATTCAAGTTCAAAATTATCGATAAAGTGAACATCAGGTCCGGATAAGTTGAAATTAAGCTCAAAAGAAGCCCGATGGACAAAAACTAGCCGAAGTAGAAGGGTAGATTCTTTGCTGACTGCAGACTCCACTGTGGACTGAACACCAGCtgaaaatttcttcattttcttcccgTTCTTCCAATCCTTTAGAATTCTTCTTGCCAGACTAAATTGGGGAGCGATTTCAAGCTGGTGAATACTTGGTGACCAACAATCATGTCCCAATCGCTTAATCATTGAATCCAAAATATAGTTGAATGTTAGAGGAGTGTAGTAGATTTCACCTCCTCTACATTTCACCACTGGAGCTACAGGATTTGAATATGATGTTGGATGGCAAAGTTTGGATAGCTTCGTTAGGCATCGATTTAAATCAGGAGAAGGGATCAATTTAATGTTCTGAAAGGGTGGTACTTTCTGCCAGCAGAGGTTCACTGAACGTTTTCTTGGACGGGTATTGCAACGCAAGTAATCTACGGCAGAATCCCTTAATTCAACACGGTCAGCCAATCTCAACCCGTATATAGTGGGAATCAGACTCAATGGAGCGCAAAGGGATGCCTCAACGATTGTGTTGGCCGAATGTTGACTATCAGTTGTTATTTCGGTATAAAAAACTGCATTTGGGTTGTCCGACAACTTTTGGCAGCATGCAACAACTAAATTCGCTAACCCAACATGATTCACGAAATTAGAGCAGTCGATGACGTCAAActtgtttgcgtctgaatagCAATGTTTTATGGCTTCTTCTAAGTGGAAAACGATTTTGATTGTTGGAATTCGGCTGCGATAGGAAGACACCAACCTCTTGAGTATTTCGAAGCAGGATTCGGTCATGATTTGTTCAACTGAAGTAATCAgctcttctttcttcatcGGCAGATAACCTTCAAACGGAGTTAAGCAGAAGATTTCCCAATCATGGGTCTCGGGGTTCAGCAAAGTTGGGTTGACGCCCACCAGTTTGTCGTCATTTTGGAGGCGACTGCTGCCGGTTGTGTAACATTTCAGCACTTCATAGTAAATCTTTTTTCGAACACAAAGAGCCAATCCAATGAACTCCTCATAACTTAGAAACTGCTCGGCCAGTTCATTTACTGGGATAGTGAAGAGATCAGCATTTTTTTGTAGTGCTTTCTCTTGTAAATGTCCTGGATGGATTACATCCCACAAGTCCAACAAACATTGATTCCTAATAAATAGATTTGGAAGAATTAGTCTGAACCATTATTTTTAAACCTATTTAATTACTTTCATTAAAAGTTACCTTTTTCCCTAGACTTTTCTCAAGAGCGATTCAGAAtcggttttgtttttagagGAAACAAAATACCAGGTAGTCCACAAActcttaaatttttcaaggTGACTATTGTTTGAAATTGAGACATTATCTGGTAATTTCTCATTCATCAATTCCTTTACAACAGAAAGAAACCTCTGCCTGGTTTCATCTGGCCAATCAATATTGTACCACACATCCCACAGAAAACCAATATCTTCATCATTATCAGGATTGAAATCATGTGCTGacacaattttcaaaattatgatATTTCGAGCCAAGATAGAAGGATGAAAATTATTGAGATGAATCTCTAAATTTTGAGGATTCTTTGAAGTTGTTGcttgaaaaacatttcttatATCACCACAACCCAATAAGAGAACCTAATAGAAAAACATCATGAGTAAGGTTGTAATTGCCTCAACAATAACTAGTCCCAACACATATAAGAAATTAAGTTGCAAGCAAATACCTTAGTCACTACATTCACGTCGCTTATATTCCCTTCGAAACAGAAATCCTTGAGAACGTTTCGAACTTGTGAGTCACCAAAAAGTGTATATGTTGCCCTACAATCGCTGGTCAACAGAGTCATCACATCACGTCTGACCGTagacaacattttcttctattttcaaaaccaaataaacttgtttaataaagaatgaatgaaaaatggTAAAATACTGAAATAAAGCTTTCAATTGGTTTTGTCGTTTTGCTATGCTTCGCTATCGCTGTGCTTGCACATTTTGTCATTTCGTTTCTGGTACGCCGCGACGTTGCCACAAAATCTAATCCAAGGTTatttttcaagtaaaaaaaaattctgctttataattaatgaaaaaaccccgaaaaacaaaagaacctttaaaaaaaaaccatagaAATGtattttactttcttttatgtttaaaaagtgtaaCCATTAGCCCATTACTCATTAAGTCATTAGTTTGTTAACTATCAGTAATCAGTAATAGACTaatagcaaaaaaaacttttacaccaaaaatagagaaaaaaagggaaaaaaataatggcgTATCATTGTTTACCAGTTAACTAACGCAAACCTCTCTCTGATTCCATCATTCCGTTTTGCTTaagttattttgaaaatggaaacaacagcagacgacacttttctGCTATGCTATCCGTATCCgtctttgaaaaatcaaaaccaTAAAAAGTCGATCCCTAAACACAGCCAccaaaaacgataaaagcggTTTTCTCGCCCGCGCTTAACTCTGCTAGACAGGTAGGGATTATTGTATTACATTTATTAGTTATAGGTGCGTAAATTATAAGAGGTGCTCATCGTTATCTGACACGTTTGTACTTTACACTTGAGCTTATCAGCTGTTTGCCAAGGATAGTATGCTGGAACGTAGAGTCACGACGTAGATCTGCTTTCTGacattgtatttttcttcatttcgatCGTTGATATGTACAGTTATTCATTTAAGGTTAAGGAGCCTTTTACGTAACACATTGAGTACAAAGTATCAATTAGGCGGGGCTTCAGTCTGCTGGGCGTCAGCAGTAATCACCTGATTATGACCTGgagatgggaaaaagaaatcgattttGTCTATGAGCGTTTCAACGATACGGCATTGATGCGGCATATCGGCCATCATGGTGGCCATATTGTCGTCAGCGGAACGAACGAGGGTCGGCCCAAATACGGTGGCCAGATTACGAGCGTTCATTTTATTGACGTCGCTGCTACCGGCCACGCGCGACAGGTGGCCAACCAGATAACGCAAAGTTGAGTAATGCGGATCGGGTAAATCGTCCACCAGCCGCTTGATGCAATTCAAACGCTCCTGCTCCGGTTCCAGCTTGCTGGCCTCGATCACGGCGCCGTAGAGTTCGGACGTCACCAGCGGATCCGGTAATTTGCGGAAAAATGATTTCATCACCGATGAGATGGCGTTGACGTCGTTCCAGCGCCAATCCGATTCGCCGAAATCTCCGCGATTGAAAGATTCCGTCAGGGCGTTGATGACGGCGAAATTGCCTGGCACTCGGTAGACTCCCACATTTTCCAGCCCGTGGGCTTCCACTATCTCGACGCACTGTTCCACGATCCTTGGAATATTCTCGTACTTTGAAGAACGCGGGCAATTCTCCAAGGGCACGCCGATGCTGGCCCCTTTGGGCGGCGTCAAACTGAAGTGAGAAGCATCCGACTTGGGAGAGCTGGCCAGCTGGATGTCTTTGAATTCTTGGGCCGCTTGTTTGCGTCGTTCACTGTGATTCCGGTTACGTCGCCTTGTCATTGGCGAAATTCGGGCTGTGATTTCTTCGCTGCTATTCCTTGATAATGGCGAATGTTCCAGCACTTCCTCGATCGAACCTGTCCAAgccgaaaaaatagaaatgaaattagaataatttgatttttaaatttcgcgcGTTTTTTCGTTTCCAACCGGAAGAGCTCAGCGTTTGACGGGATATGATTTGTCGGAGCATTTGCTTCACTTCCGCCAGTGGTATTCTGTGCGGCGGATCGTGCTcgatcatattcttgataacAAAAGCCGCAAAGTGATCCGAATTtaattctaaaataataaaaaagggttAAAACAAATATCAAATTACATTGGCACAAATGAACTCACTGTCGATGTTGACTGGCTGGTTATTCCGGATGTTGTTTTGCACTGTGCCGTGGTCGTCGCCAAACGGATGGTTGAAATTTCCGCGCGTGACGTAGACGAAAAACACGCAACCGGCAGAGAAAATGTCACTTTGCGGAGTAGCTTTGGCCGGAATAATAATCTGATGGCTGTCCGGCAATAATAATTCCGGCGCCATCCACACGGCGGGTCCTTTGAATCCGCTCACCGGAAACGTGTCCAACGCCGAAGGCATTTGCTTGCATAGTCCGAATTCGGACAATTTGATTGTGCCCGTCGTTGAAATCAAAACGTTGGCCGGTTTGACGTCGCCGTGGACCAGTTTGTGCGAGTGGATGTAGTCGAGTCCGTCGGCGATTTGGTACAAAACTCTTTGATCAGATGGCAGAACGGGTCCCGAATAGACTTTGCCCTTTTCACAGATTTGGTCGAGAGTTCCCGCGCATAATTCCAAAACGACGTACCTGAGATAAGGtgcgaaaacaaaagaacaatcaATAGTCAGTtatggaaatgaaatgaaatttctatTACCTGAAATCGTCGTCCTTCTCCACCGTCCacattttcaaaacattttcgtgttCCAGTTTCATCTGCAGTTTGACTTCACGCTCTTCCGGGTGGAGCCGATGCAATTCGATCCGCTTGACGGCCACTTGACGGTCGCGATGGCAACCGCGGTAAACGATGCCATAACTGCCCATGCCAAGGACGTCCTTTTTGTTGTAGGTCGTCCCAGTTTTCTTGCACAACGTTTTGAAATGGGTCGTTTCGGACGAGGCCTGGGCCATCACTTCAACTTAAAACACCTGCGCGGGTAGTAAATCACGGATAGAATGACAATTTTGGAAAGGAATTTTACTAGGCAAAAGTGCACGTCATTGTTTATCAGTTGGCTGATACAGCCTGGAGGGTTGTAAAGCGATAACGATTGTCATCTCTGTTTATCGTTCGAGTTATGGAAGTGAAGAACAAATATGAGCAAAAAAATTACGTGAATCTTTTCTCAAACGTTAAATTTGACACAGTCACGAAGTTAAATAGAAGAATAAACTTGCGCAATTTTATAGCCCGAAGGGTTTAACAAACGACTAGCTGGGCGGGAACGGAATCTTTGCACGCAGTCGACAACACTGAATGACTGGAATGATTGAACTCGCACATTTCTTGTTCTCTGATTTGGGCTAGAGGATCGTATTCGTGTTGGATGTTGCTCAACGAGTCCACCACATCTTCCTCGTCGTCTTCGATAttggaaatgtcatttctcgaTCGGAGTTTGGTCAATCGGCAGAACCAAGTGGGCAAAACGCCGTAGGATTTGACGTGGGCGTAGAGCAAATAAGTGGCGTACAAAATCAGCAAACAGGACGGAGCGACGATGCCGGGATCGAGCAATTTCACTGCGTGACCCAGTTGAATTCGACGGTAAATCAGCAACGCCAACGGCGAAGCGATGGCGAATCTCATGGCCATGTTGATGGATTCCTGGTGTAAATTGTGGCCGATCCGGCCGACGGGGTAAATGCGAGTCAAAGCGGATCGATCGCTGATAAATCGGAGGATCGAACAGGTGAACGACACCAAACTGATCACCGGGAAGATGACGATAAAGAAACTCGTTAGAGCGAAATTGGTGATCAATTCGGCGTAGTTGGACGCGAAATCGTAGTCGATTCTGTAGGCGATGATGTAAGTTGATTTCTCCTCTTCCGACCGGAAGCTGAACCATTTCTTCGTGTAAGACCAGAGGAAATCGAAGCGCAAGTGGTTCATCAAGATCCCGCCGGCCGTGTTGACGATGATGCAACAGGCCAGGAAGCTGCCGTGAACGGGAAAGAAAACGCACGCCAGCCGGATGTCGTCGCTGTTGAACTcgccggccagcagcagcggaaGTGGTTTCCTCGCCATCATCCGGATCATGTAGAGGAGAATTTCCAGGAAGCAAATGGATCGGAAACTGGCCAGACTGGCTTTGGTTAGAGTTAAATGATGTCTGAGTCGGTCTTGCCCGGTGACCCAGTTGGTCAATTTGGTGGTGAATAACGACACCAGAGTGGGTAGGGTGAACCTCTTCCAAAAAAACGATCGTTCCTGTCCATCCAAGTGAAGCCAATGGACAATGGTGGCCGGCGCGGCCATCAGGAAGATGTAAATCGAGTAAACGGCCAGGACTCTCAGCCAGACTAGAAGTGTCTTCCAAAAAGGTGGGCGCGGGTTTTTTAAATGCATCCAGTTGATGTCGGAGCCCGGAGGAGCGTATCGCACCACCCACTCTGACGGCCGGAATTGTCGGTTCTGATTGGTCTCCTCACATTTCCAAAGCCAATTCGATTGCTGTCGTCGAATGGCAAATTTTGTGGCTTTAGCCTCGACCGGACTGTCGAAACGGATAAAAACCGTTCCGGTAAATTTGAGTTGATTAattatttcatcttttttcacgGACAgagtttcttctttgttgttgtaatAAGAAACGGCCCCGATTGCTGGTTTCAACCAGGATTTCAAATCCCAAAATCGACGGCCCATCAAGACTCTGCCGTTCAATTTCTGCTTGACATTTCGAATGAAATTTAACTGATTTTGGACGGGTAATAATTTGCTGACATCTTTGGCCATCACGATTTGTTCCTGGTGGATTCCCTTGGCATCGAGGTTGCACATTAAATATTCCAGGAGGGAATCGGCCGTGGTCGTCAGCGGAATTCCGGAGATCATCAGCCAGCGTCGATTGCAGACGGTGGAGAAACTGTTGACGTCGTGGCTGGCCAGCGATCTGACACCTCGATCCTGTCCATGTTGTCTCATCAACCAGGCCAAAGTGATGAGGATGGCACTGCAGATGACACCGTGAGCTCCGTTGACGCCAATGTTGTAAAGTCCCGTGGATCGCAGAGTTTTGCTGGGCCACTCGCCCAGCTTGTCGCCGTTGTGATGCATCACAATCAAGACGATCCCGAGGACCGTCATGAGAATTTGCACTTGAATCAGCCGGAATTGGAACCATAGAAAAGTGGCGCCATCTTTCCCGACAGCCTCCTCGTCGATTTTGAGAGTCAGCCAGTCGATCCAGCTGCTGCCGGATCGTTTCAATTGTGGCGGAGGGTCTTCCAATCCGTCCAGCCGCTCGGTGAGGAGTCGCCACTTGAATTTCTGACGAAAAAGGTAGAGAAGAGCGAAGAAGAGGATGAGAATGAGTGTCCAGTAAACGCAATTGAAGGCGATGCCACCCTCCCACACGACCCATTCTTCGAACCAACCAATGTCGATGGAAACGTCGTAAGCGTCCGTGTTTGTACAATTGGAAGTGTCTACCTCCACTTCCGGGTTAGTACAATTTTTGATTTGGTCATCCATCACCCAACCCAAAAGACTCTGAATGTACGGGAATGGATTCTTTTTTAACCAAACGCAAACCTAATTTGTGTTATCACTGATAAAACTACAAGTCTGAAATGTTATTTCGCTGAATTTTAAGACACTGATGGGATTCatccttgaaaaataaaaagtcaccGACTGTTCACGACTGTTGCACTCTAGTTCTGCCCACTTAAAGTTTCTTGATGTAGTTTCTATAAATGCCTGGCAGTCCACGAAACGTGTGGAGACTGGTTACAATGTTTCATCAGAAGCTTCGAGTTTTATCAAGAAAGGCGGCGACAACGACCGCAGTACATCCGTGTTAGATTTTGCCATGACGACACGAATAACTGTGAAATTTATGTTGGGGACCTTTTATGGGTG encodes the following:
- the LOC124313361 gene encoding vitelline membrane outer layer protein 1 homolog, which codes for MLNIHSSSFFLLLIVLAMASSQAIEKVITVSNGGTEGEWGPLERCPPGGKAIGFQTRNELATPVFDDTALNTIILICNGTNSDIANITSTKGFAGDYQRVQVCATAFAISYMTSFSLRVQLPFNETEQGDKTAANNIRFMCHNDREIDGIGNTDGVWSEYSERCESGICGLETRVQPYDGGIGHYDNTALNDVRFTCCPDEQVSTISAPK
- the LOC124313232 gene encoding cell wall protein DAN4-like translates to MQEFMCTRRIIQLAFMVLFPSLLQASSLWMSNNKRRIDYDLWTDHTSNVVDDYQYVGQQILFLEKLISKVSQTADNKRVGYEDSQTAWYNEVHSNHLENKISPDYDDDEDKKFEYKKKIVQASLILGSVGWAFGKLGLISVISPRVVVQDTATSTSSTSMLITSTLLTTTTPRNTIINITPRKTTTPATTTKPTTATTTTKTTTIAPVTCSTTTSDATGTYKTIRTPGTQVTQCLSITVAVGSRIKITCRVVYTQAGTYTTFYDKSGTAIVTTSPVVNQVYTTTDNTLIIESLADSSASSPLRCKWTTIQ
- the LOC124313776 gene encoding uncharacterized protein LOC124313776, which codes for MNEKLPDNVSISNNSHLEKFKSLWTTWNQCLLDLWDVIHPGHLQEKALQKNADLFTIPVNELAEQFLSYEEFIGLALCVRKKIYYEVLKCYTTGSSRLQNDDKLVGVNPTLLNPETHDWEIFCLTPFEGYLPMKKEELITSVEQIMTESCFEILKRLVSSYRSRIPTIKIVFHLEEAIKHCYSDANKFDVIDCSNFVNHVGLANLVVACCQKLSDNPNAVFYTEITTDSQHSANTIVEASLCAPLSLIPTIYGLRLADRVELRDSAVDYLRCNTRPRKRSVNLCWQKVPPFQNIKLIPSPDLNRCLTKLSKLCHPTSYSNPVAPVVKCRGGEIYYTPLTFNYILDSMIKRLGHDCWSPSIHQLEIAPQFSLARRILKDWKNGKKMKKFSAGVQSTVESAVSKESTLLLRLVFVHRASFELNFNLSGPDVHFIDNFELELKDSSRGIEVETVSFLLPRGHVFFYDEYDAIVINAFNGMPLLFLDPFESMRVEKYGVPYPIEQNKSQLPLDPKNKMCIKVESCIESEKQYTLRIAIECDGNVSGLKISTNEQAPCESCHDVTVSLTQPSQIKPLSLTFPFPILAKNVQATLHRKSRHVDLLLKKSLMEPWPCEFHTKKSKLIIDDLVPWKNDPLTSEDGFNNLEYHMCSQFLSKDIKSDYLYSRSAFDNLRLKLADLMSRDIEFVRYGRNEDWYLLKLHRPLLISPMGTPILLITALHDNHTLKFIPKLFTTNLTVLNEEMDQFRIVLKVFPLGTSKGIKVKMDAETEEEFELFRFLLRLNSTRMEPSKWQKENIPLGGSSPWLATFLSPLYKDSVSTESIKDEPADEKCCAVCKKIPEKLKRCSRCRSTVYCSVECQQSHWRIHKPICKKL
- the LOC124312980 gene encoding rho GTPase-activating protein 21-like, coding for MAQASSETTHFKTLCKKTGTTYNKKDVLGMGSYGIVYRGCHRDRQVAVKRIELHRLHPEEREVKLQMKLEHENVLKMWTVEKDDDFRYVVLELCAGTLDQICEKGKVYSGPVLPSDQRVLYQIADGLDYIHSHKLVHGDVKPANVLISTTGTIKLSEFGLCKQMPSALDTFPVSGFKGPAVWMAPELLLPDSHQIIIPAKATPQSDIFSAGCVFFVYVTRGNFNHPFGDDHGTVQNNIRNNQPVNIDKLNSDHFAAFVIKNMIEHDPPHRIPLAEVKQMLRQIISRQTLSSSGSIEEVLEHSPLSRNSSEEITARISPMTRRRNRNHSERRKQAAQEFKDIQLASSPKSDASHFSLTPPKGASIGVPLENCPRSSKYENIPRIVEQCVEIVEAHGLENVGVYRVPGNFAVINALTESFNRGDFGESDWRWNDVNAISSVMKSFFRKLPDPLVTSELYGAVIEASKLEPEQERLNCIKRLVDDLPDPHYSTLRYLVGHLSRVAGSSDVNKMNARNLATVFGPTLVRSADDNMATMMADMPHQCRIVETLIDKIDFFFPSPGHNQVITADAQQTEAPPN